DNA sequence from the Bacteroidota bacterium genome:
CAATCATCTGATCCTGTTGGCCGCAAACTGAACTTCATCACGCAAGAGATCAATCGTGAGATCAATACGATAGGATCCAAAGCAAATGACAAGCGTGTTGCACATATTGTTGTTGAAATGAAAGAGGAGTTGGAGAAAATCCGCGAGCAGATTCAAAACCTTGAATGACACAAATAGAGCTCAAATACGGCGCTATTGTACTCACAGCACCTAGCGGATCGGGCAAGTCAACCATTGCCCGGCATCTGGAAGAAGCCATATCCGGCTTGCGTTTTTCAGTGTCTGCAACAACACGCCCCCCCCGAGAAGGCGAAGCTGATGGGGTGCATTACCACTTCCTATCTGAAGAAAATTTCCGGAAAGCTATAGATGCCGGTGAATTCCTCGAATATGAAGAAGTATACCCCGGCAGGTTTTATGGCACCCTGTTTGAAGAAATAAAACGCATAGATGAAGAAGGGCCCGTGTTGCTGGATATTGACGTAAATGGCGCCATGCGCATGAAGTCATTTGCCGGCAATTCTGCACTGGTACTTTTCATCCACCCGATGTCGATCGAGGAACTGAGCAAACGCCTCCAAAATCGAGGTACGGAGTCGCCAGATTGGCTCGCTGAAC
Encoded proteins:
- the gmk gene encoding guanylate kinase; amino-acid sequence: MTQIELKYGAIVLTAPSGSGKSTIARHLEEAISGLRFSVSATTRPPREGEADGVHYHFLSEENFRKAIDAGEFLEYEEVYPGRFYGTLFEEIKRIDEEGPVLLDIDVNGAMRMKSFAGNSALVLFIHPMSIEELSKRLQNRGTESPDWLAERIKRAEMELTFAEKCDHVIYNDVLEDAVTETLQVVNQFLKAKQEQMART